AGGGCCGAGAGATCGTCCATCGACGCCTCGACGATACGAATGTTCAGCCCGCGCTCTGCCGCGACTTGCCGATCGAGCGCCAGCATTTGTGGACTGATGTCGACCACGGTCACGTCGGCGCCGGCGGTCGCATAGAACGCGCTTTGTCGTCCGCCCCCGCCGGCCAGGCACAGCAGGCGCCGCCCCGCCACGCCACCGTCGAGCCAAGTGTCGTGGGCGACAGTCGTCGGCGACTGGGCTATGTCCGCGTCGCGTGCCGGAGTCGTGAAACGCTGCTGCCGGGCGACCAGCGCATCCCACGCGCGGCGATTGTGCTCGCGGGCGGCTGCTATGGCGTTGGCCTGTTCGCGGTCCATGGTCGCAGTTTAGTCGCCATCGCCAGTGACACCAGTCCCAGCACGGCCAGCGACAATGCCGCGGGCTCTGGCGTTGCAACCGGTGTGCCGCTGGCCTTATCCAACCAATGCGAAGCTATTTGGTTGACGTCGAGACCGTTGACGATGCCGTCGCCATTAGTGTCCCCGGCCGGGCTGAACTTCAGCCAATTCTGGGCAATGGCGTTCAGATCGAGGCCGTTGACAACGCCGTCGTTGTTTGTGTCTCCCCGGACCTTGGTCAGACTCAAATCGTCGGCCGCAAAATAGGCCGGCGTATTCATGCCGAAGTCGCCGTTGTCGGACGACGAGAGTGAAAAAGACAAGGCCGTCGCATTGTAGAGACTCGTAAGATTCACGTTTTGCCAGGAGTTGACGATGTAGTCCTTGGCCGGATCGGCCGAGCGGAAATCAGCCAGGTAGAAGTCGACGCTACCAATCGGCTGGCTACCGGCATTCAGCCCCGTGATCGTCAGCTTGAACCAATCGCCCGGCGTGCTGCCGACCGGTCCCGAGAACTTCTTTGAGAAGTCGTCACCGTAAAACATCGACAGGACATCGTATGTCGTATTGGTGACTTGCAACGACAACGGGTGGCTGTCGGCGGGCAACTGAACGATGGGGGCCGGCAAGACGAATGTGTTCGTAAAGCCGATTCCATAATTCGCCGACCCGCCCGAGCCGGCGCCGGCCGCGGCGCTGAACTGGTACTGATAGTCCGGCACACTGAGGTCGGCCGTGGCCAGGGTGGTCGTCTGGTCCGAGTAGGCCCAGCCTTCCCAACTGGTCACACCACCGCCGTAATCGGTGAAGGAGTTGTTGAAGGTCGCGCCGTCACTGACGAACTGGCCGGCATTGTCGGCGCCTTCGTAGAAGGTATTGGGAGCGAGTGGAAGATCGTCAAAGTTAACGATTTGCGCTCGCGCCGTGCCGGCGTAGAAAGCCAGCACCATCAAACCCAAATGTAAAGCATTGCGATCGCGCATCGGCCGACCTCCTTGTCAGTGTTGTGAAGCTTGATTGTGAAGCTAAAGCCGGACACACTCGGCGGGAAATTAAAAATCGCCGACCGGTTCGCGATCGCTGCGGGTGCAAATGGCCGACAGGACGACGGTCGACATCTCGTTGTTCAAAAACCGCGCCCCGCCATCCACAAAGAGGCCGTTGGCGCCGCTGGGGTGCTGACTGTGGATGTCGTTGTCGATCGTGGGGGCTGTGTTGAGCGGATACGACACGTCAAAAATGTTCATGCCACTGATCCACTCGCCGATCGGCAGGAACTCGGAGTCCTCCGACACGATCAGCGTCATGCTCGTGCCGTCGCCCACCATCGACAGCGAGACCGCGACGTCGTACAGCATCATGCCGCGGGGCGGACTGTTGGAATCGCCATTGAAACGTGGCCCGTAAATGCCGCCATAGTCGCAGGGACCGCGCCCGGTGGTGGGAGTCATCACCGCGCGATCGACGCTGGGGCAGATATAGACGGGCAACACCGTGCCAGCCGCCGCGGCGTTCGCGGTGCTATCGAAGGGTTGGCCGAGATCGAGCTCGCCGTAAACGCCGGGTTGTTCGATGTACGAGAGCGACAGCGCGCACCAGGAGAGCTGCCGTCGCGAATTGTCGGCCGTCAGGCGGCGCTCGATGCAGCCGCTGGGAAAGGTTCCGTACGCGCCGTGATAGCCGTGCAGCGCGATGCCCATCTGCCGCAAGTTGTTCAGGCATTGCCCGCGGCGGGCCGCTTCGCGCGCCTGTTGCACAGCCGGCAGCAGCAGGCCTATGAGCAAGGCAATGATCGCGATCACGACCAACAGCTCGACCAGCGACATGCCTGCCCGGCGTTGATATGCGTAGGCGCTATGAGCCATTCCAACGATCGACCGGATCATGCCGCGTTTGCAGGCGCACCGCTAGCGCACAGGCACAGCGCGATGCTGTGCAAGAGATCGCCGGACGATGCTAATTTACTACCGCTGCAAACGAGAGACCGGGCGGCCTTTCTTGCGCGTGTCAAACGTACCGAGCGCCTGTCCCTCGCAGAGCGCTACAAGTCACCGCATTGGTAGGTCTTCTGACTACCGACCTCGGGCCACCCGTGCCTTCTCGTCGTGAAAGTTCACGACAATGGCTGCCTGTGCGCCGCACTATCACATGCGGCAAAGGCGTGAGTAGGTGCCCTCGTAACTTCGGTTACAGCGGCGGGGCCGTCCCGGATTTACACCGGAGTTCCCTGTTCGCCGGCGATTTCAGCGGAAATCACCGGCCACCAATGCACGAGTCACGCGAAGTTATCAAGACCGCTTCATTCCGTCAATGAAGAAGTTGCCTGCGCACGCGCAGAATCGCCAACCGAATCCACAATGACACTTGCAGCGTGTCCCACGCACAGCGAAATCGGCAGCAAAAGATCGCGAAAGTCTACGCATAGACACGCCGCGCATGCCGGCCCAATGGGCGTCGCTATCGTCCGCTTGTTACGGCTCTGCCGGCTGTAGCGATGGCCCAGCTAGCGGGTCGTCGGCCCCCTGCGGCAGCGCAACAGTCGTCCGTCTGCAGGCGGCGATTTCTGCGCGGCGCATTACGCACATTTACGGCGTAGCTTTTCTGGATAAAGCCAAATCCGTCGGCTCGCGCCTGTAGTGGGGGCGGAATTCCCGGCAAAGTACCGCGTCTGCAACGGAATCCCCTGTCCGGTCGAGGGTTTTCCGAGGCCGGCATTCCCGCCGGAACAGGCTTAGGCGACGTGTAGTTATCCGTTAGAATCAACCGTACCGATCACGTCGGTCGTGCGGGCAACCATTCCGATCAAAACAGTGGTGGACCTATGTGCGGCATTGTCGGCTACATTGGCTTTCGCAACGCCAGCGAATTCATGATTCAGGGGTTGCGGCGCCTCGAGTACCGTGGCTACGACAGCTCGGGCGTGGCGACCATCACTCCCTCGGGTGAATTTGCCGTCGCCAAGGCGGCCGGTCGGCTCGACCGCCTCATTTCGCTCCTGGGAGATGAACCGGCCGAAGGGCACATCGGTATTGGCCATACGCGCTGGGCTACTCACGGCGCGGCTACCGACGCCAACGCGCATCCGCACTACGGCGGTCGGCACGACCTGGCACTTGTTCATAACGGCGTCATCGAAAACTATCGCGCTCTGAAGGATTATCTGAAAAGCGCCGGCTACGAGTTCATCTCCGCCACCGATAGCGAAGTGGTGGCCCACCTGGTGGCGGATTGCCTCGCCAAAGAACGGGCCCACGGCGACCACCGCGCGGATGCCAGCGCCACGAACGGTTATCAGCCGCTGGTAGCGGCCGTCAGCGCGGCGCTGGCGAAGTTGCAAGGCACGTACGGTCTGGCCATCGTGTTCCGCGATCATCCCGACGTCGTCATCGCGGCGCGCCACGGCAGCCCGCTAGTGGTGGGCGTCGGTCAGGACGAGCATTTTGTCGCCAGCGATGCGTCTCCCTTGGTCGGTTACACGGACAAGATCGTCTACCTGGCCGAACACGAAATCGCCGTCGTTACCGCCGACTCGCTACGTGTGATTCATCGCGACCAGGGAGAAATCCATCACAACGTGCAGACGCTCGAGCTGCAATCAGGCGATGTCGATTTGGGCCGCTACGACCATTACATGCTCAAGGAGATTTTCGAGCAGCCTGAGACGTTGCGCAACGCCATGCGTGGCCGATTATCGCTCGACGAGGCGACGGCCCACTTCGGTGGGTTGAATCTCAACTCGCAACAGTTGCGCGGCGTGAATCGCATTTTGCTAACGGCTTGCGGCACCAGCTGGCATTCAGCCATGGTGGGCGAATATCTGATCGAAGAGTTTTCCCGCATTCCGGTCGAGGTGGAATACGCGAGTGAGCTGCGCTATCGCAATCCGCCGATCGACAACAACACGCTGGTATTTGCCATCACGCAAAGCGGTGAGACGGCCGATACGCTGGCGGCACTGCGCGAAATGAAACGGCAAGGACATCCGACCCTGGCCATCTGCAATGTCGTCGGCAGTAGCATTGCCCAAGAGGCCGACGGCGGCATTTACCTGCATGCGGGGCCGGAAATCGGCGTCGCTTCGACCAAGGCCTTTACCTCGCAGTGCGCGGTGTTGACGCTTTTGGCGTTGTACTTCGGGCGGCTGCAGCATCTCAGCTTTGTGCAAGGGATGCGAATTATCGAACAGTTGCAAATGCTGCCCGACCACGTGGCCCAGGCGCTCGAAGCAGACGACCAGATTCGCCGCATTGCTGCCAAATACTACCAGTGCAGCAACTTCCTCTACCTGGGGCGGCAGTTCAACTTCCCCACGGCCCTGGAAGGGGCGCTCAAGCTCAAGGAAATCAGCTACATCCATGCCGAGGGCTATCCGGCCGCCGAGATGAAGCACGGCCCGATCGCCTTGATCGACGAGAACACGCCCAGCGTTTTCTTGATTCCGCACGGCGTGGTGTACGACAAGGTGATCGCCAACATGGAAGAGATCAAAGCCCGCGGCGGCCCCGTGATCGCCGTGACGTGCGAGGCGGGTGCGCAGGCGGCCGACTTGGCGGACGACGTAATCATGATCCCGACCGTCGCAGACTTCCTACAACCGATCGTCACGGCGATCCCGCTGCAACTATTGGCCTATCACATCGCGGTCCTGCGCGGCTGCGACGTCGACAAGCCGCGCAACCTGGCCAAGAGCGTGACGGTGGAATGAGCGCGGAATGATGAAGGATGAATGAAGAGCGAGTGACAGCTGACGTTCCTACGGCGTGGCGTCGTACTTCCGCCCTTCCAATTCCTCGATAGCCTCGCGCAACCCATCCGGCACCGGGTGCGGCTTGCCCGAGCTGTAATCGAACACCACCATCGTTGACTCGGCCTCGGCCACGATCGCATGCTGAGCGAGGCTTTCGACGCGATGCTGCATCATCAAGCTGGTGCGGCCGATGCGGGCGATCCTGGCCCCGATGCGAATCGTGTCGGGAAAATTCAACTGGCGGCGGAAGTCGCACTTGATCGAAGCCAAGATCGGGCCGACGTGCCCCTCGGTGCGGCGATCGGCCAGGCCGATGCGCCCGAAGTACGCGATCCGCGCCGACTCGCACCAGCGGAAATACACGACGTTATTGACGTGTTGCATGGCGTCCTGATCTCCCCACTGCACGGCCAGCGCCAGCACAACGGGGAATTCGGCCAGCAGATCGGCATTATTTTCCATCGGCGTAGAATCCTGCAACGTTTTGGCATCTGGGTACGACCCACTCTCGCTCGACCTGTTCTATCTCACCGGCCGGCATCCTGCCACGATCCTGAACGAAGGCTCGCCCTGACGGGCGGGCTTGTTTCACCGCGCCCAGGACCGTGTTACGATGGCTCAAAACCACCTTTTGGGAGTCACCCTTGATGCGATTCGTGTACCGCGGCGCGGCGCTGGTGTTATTGTGTTGTTTCATCTCCGACGCGCGCGGTGATGCGCTCGAACGTATGAAAATGGAACGGTTGCGGGCCACGCACGAGCGCGTGCAAGCGCTCGCCAAGGAACGTGTGCCGGTCGAGCTGAAAAGCGGCTACGACGACGTGCGCACGTTGCTGCACGTACACTCGGCCTTCTCGCACGATAGCCGCGGCACGATGGAGGAGATTATCGCCGCGGCCAAGGCCACCGGAGTGCGCGTGATCATGTTCACCGAACATCCGGCCGATCATTACGACTACATCAAGGACGGTCATCAAGGTCTGGACGACGGCGTGCTGTTGATTCCGGGGGCCGAAACAGGTGGTTACCTGGCTTACCCGACGCGCAGCTTGAAGGGAGAGCCTCCCGGCTCGAATCAAGAATTTGCCGACCTGGTGCGGCGTGACGATGGTTTGATCTTCCTCTGCCATCTGGAAGAGCGAATGGATTGGAACATCGCCGGTCTGACCGGCAGCGAGATCTACAACACCCATGCGGACTTCATGGAGGAAACCAAGTTCATCTCGGCGCTGAAGACTCCGATCGGGTTGCTGGCCTTGATCCCGGCCGTGAAGCAATATCCTCAAGAAACGTTCGCGGCACTGCAGGATTATCCGGCCGCATACTTGAAACGTTATGACGAGCTTTGCCAGCAGGCGCGGCATACGGGGGTCTCGGCCAATGACGCGCATCACAATCAGGCCTTTCGCGGCCGGGTGACCGAAGACGGCAAGATGCAACTCGACGATGCCCTGGGCAAAAAGCTGCTCGTGCTCGACCCCGCCAAAGTTCCCTTCATCAAGCCGATGATGGCGGGCAAGCAACCGGGTGACCTGGCGTTTGAATTGGACCTGGATCCCTACGAGCGCAGCTTTCGCCACGTCAGCACCCATCTGTTGATGAAGGAGGTCACGCGCGACAACGTCTGGGAGGCGCTCAAGGCCGGTCGCGCCTACGTGGCTTTCGACTGGATCGCCGACCCCACGGGCTTCGTATTTCGCGCCGATCGAGGTGACGATAGCTGGCCCATCGGCGGCGAGGTGCCGGGCGCTGCGGGCGTGCGCCTGCGGGCCGCCGCGCCGCTCGCGAGCACGTTCAAGCTGGTCCGCAATGGAAAAGTGATCGCCGAGCGCGAAGGCACGTCGCTCGACGAAACGATCGACGAGCCGGGAGTCTATCGCGTCGAGGTCTGGCAGAATTTGGCGGGCGAGCCGCGGCCGTGGATCTTGTCGAATCCGATCTACGTGCGAGAAGCCGCCCATTAGTTCTCGGCGCCCATGCGCTCGCCGGTTCGGTGCCAGGCTGCCACGATCTGAGCGTTTACAATCGCGTCAAAACTATGCTTTTCGGCCGTACTATGTTTTAAAAAAGGGGGGTGCGCGATGATCCGGGTGCGTCATTCATTTGCGCTGTTGCTCGCGGCGACTCTGAGTGTCTGGTCGGTCGGCGCGTCGGCCGCAGAGCCACTCGATCTGTCGTATATCACCGACGACACGATCGCGGCGGTTGTACTCCATCCGCGCCAGGCGTTGACCTCTCCGTCGGCCCAGGCGATGCCGATCGAAGTGATCGTAGCCGCGGGCAAGCAATACATGGGAATCGATCCGCTCGAAATCGAGCAAGTCGTGGGCATTGTGAGTGTGGCGGAAGCGTTGGAGGGCGGGGAGCCCGGTGTGGGGGCCATTCTGCGTTTTGCCAAACCGTACGACCCTGAGGCGGTGGTCGCCACGCTGGGCGCGGGGACCGCCGAGGCCACGCACGCCGGCAAGCGTTATCGCAGTGCGGCACAGCCATCGGGCTTTAGCCTCTTCCTGCCCGACGAGCGCACAGTTGTCATCGCGACCGAACCGCAAATGAAGAAGATGCTCACGGCAAGCAAAGTCGATACGCCGCTCACGAAGCTGCTGCAAGCGGCGGACACTTCGCAGACCGCGGTGGCGGTTCTCGATTTTGCCGCGGTGCGACCATTGGTGCTGATGGGCATGCAGAATTTGCCGCCGGTGCCCGAGCCTTATCGACCGTTTTTGAAAACGCCCGAGTTGGTTAATTGGGTGCAAGTCTCGTTGGACTTGCAGACCGAGATGGAGTTGGCCGTGAAAGTCGGCGCCCAGGATGCGAAGGCTGCGGCTAATCTGAAGGATTTGGCCGAGCGCGCCAAGAAGCTGGCCCAACAGTTCCTGAAGGCCCAGATGGCGCCGGCGGCCGGGAACGGCCCACAGGATCCAACGCAGCAAGCCGCCGCACAGTACGCGCAGCGCATGATTGGCAAATTGCTTGACGAAATTACGGTTGACGTGCGGAACGACGTCGTGAATATCACTGTCGTGAAAGGGGCACCGGCGATCGCGTCGACGGGCATCATGGTGGGGCTGCTGCTGCCGGCCGTCCAGGCTGCGCGTGAGGCCGCTCGCAGGGCGCAGTCGCAAAACAACCTTAAGCAGATTGCGCTGGCGATGCACAACTACCTATCCGCCACCGGCAGATTTCCGGCCCGCGCCATTCGTGACAAGGATGGCAAACCGCTGTTGAGCTGGCGGGTGGCGATTCTGCCTTACCTAGAAGGAATAGAAGGCGAATCGCTCTACGATGAATTTCACTTGGACGAGCCATGGGACAGCGAGCACAACAAAAAGCTGATCGCGCGGATGCCGACCGTCTTTGCCAACCCGAATGTGCAGGAGCCGGGCAAGACGGACTACCTGGCGGTTGTGGGCGAGGGGACCTTCTTCGGTTCCTTTGCGCCGCGGACGGGATTGACGGCGCACGATATTACGGACGGCTTGTCGAATACGATTATGGTGGTCGAGGCAGACGCCGATCAAGTCGTCGAATGGACAAGGCCGAACGATCTGAAACTCGATCCTGATAAGCCCCTGGCTGGCTTGGGTAAGCTGAGGCCCAGCGGATTTAATGCATTGTTTGCCGACGGATCAGTGCGTTTCATGGGACCAATCGATCCCGAAGTGTTCAAGGGGCTTCTCACGTTTGCCGGCGGAGAATCCATCGCGACGCATCGATAGGGGCGGCCCAAATGATGCCGCCGCGAGCATGCGCAGCGCAAGATGCGGGCGCGCTAGTGCCGCACCTGCACGAATTCACGTAATTGATCTACCACATCTATCGCATCGGCGGCGAGGTGGGCACCGTAGCTGCCGGCGGAGGTGATACCGGCGCGCTGTAAACCGGCGCGGCTCCGGCGGGTGCCCCATAGACCGGCGCCGGATACGACTGCTGGTACACCGGCTGCGTGGGGGGCGCGTAAGTGTTGCCACCGCCCCAATTACCCCACGAGCATGGCTGATTGCAACAGCCGGTCGCCGCGATCGACGCGAGTCCCAGCAAAACTACGCTCCACTTCGAGCCATCCATGGCACACTCCTGCACTTCCCAAGGGAGCCGGCCGCGCGCAAACCGAACGCTGGTTTTGCGCCACAACCCGCTGAAGGAGCAGGACGGTAGAGATTTTGCGAAACCCGGTCAAGGCGGCTCGTGCGCGCAATCCTAGCCGACAGGCTTGGTAGGAACTTCGCCGTCGCTGGCTGCGCGGTGCCCTGGAGGGCGACGTGCTAGCTGCGGGGGGGCGCCTGAATGCGGGCACTGGGCATAACGCGCTTTTGCACGTCCGTCTCCAGCACGCCAAAGGTCGCCTCGTGACGCTGCACGGTCAGCTGCAGTGCGTGCAGCATCCGCTTGGCCGTAAAGTAGTTCGTCACGATCCGTTGCGTCACGATGACCGGGTCGGGAGGAATGCCGAATGGTTGCGGATTCAAGCCAAAGTCGATGATCAACTCTTCGGGCGTTCCCGTAACGCGGCAGAAGTTGGCATAAGAGGCCGTAATGTGCGAGTCGTCGACCTTTACCTGCTGTTGGCGCTGCGCTGCTTGCGCCGCGTCACCGGCGGGTGCCTCGGGCTCGATCGCCGGCTTAATTTTTTCGCTGGAGGTGCTCACGTGATTTCTCCTCTCGCTGGACGAGTTTGAATGCGTTGCCGCTGGCGACGTTGGCCACATGCCCCGACCGCCCCCCTAGGAAGAACTGTAGTATATCGTTGGGCTCAATAAGCGTCGATCTGAAAGACCGCAAGCTCGCTGCGGGCCGTGCGATCGGCCTGGGCGCTAATATCGGCACAATCCGCAGTCGCGACCAGCGCCATACCGTGACAGTACGGGCGTTGCCGGGCCGAGGTTCGTCACCATAGGTGCACTAAGCCGGTAGGAAAGGAAATAGTCGTCGCCGCGCAGCAGTGTCCAGCGGCGCGGCGTACTCGCTCACCTCGAATACTTCGACATAGTCAATCTCTGTACCGCGTATCGGACCGTATGCCGCGATCAGCTCTTGGCGGTACCGATCGGCCTGCGGGCGCAGATAGCGGCAGAACCACTGGCGCAACCAGGTGCGGCGCGCCGTGCTTTCTGTGGGCACCGTGTCCAGCACACCTTGATTGAACGGCAGCCACTCGAAGACCTGCGATTCGTGGCAGGCCAGCATGTCGAGTATGGTATCCAATTGGGCCGTGACATCCACCACGACGTCGCCACGCAACGGATTTGGCCGTGTGAACCTGTCGGGCAGGAATGCCACGACAGGCGCCGCAGGCAGAATTGGCACCTCGGGTTCGATCGCTGGTACAGTGACCAGGTACGAAGCGTCGCGTACCACGTGCCCCGCGGCGCGATGGTCGGGATGATAGTCATTCGTGCGGTGGGTCAGCACGAGGTCGGGCGCGAAGCGCCGCAATTCGCGGATCACCTCCCAGCGTAGAGCGAGATCCGCTTCCAGTCGTCCGTCGCGGTGCGACCAGAGGGTATGCTCTGCCCCGATGATGGCGGCT
This Pirellulales bacterium DNA region includes the following protein-coding sequences:
- a CDS encoding DUF4465 domain-containing protein, encoding MRDRNALHLGLMVLAFYAGTARAQIVNFDDLPLAPNTFYEGADNAGQFVSDGATFNNSFTDYGGGVTSWEGWAYSDQTTTLATADLSVPDYQYQFSAAAGAGSGGSANYGIGFTNTFVLPAPIVQLPADSHPLSLQVTNTTYDVLSMFYGDDFSKKFSGPVGSTPGDWFKLTITGLNAGSQPIGSVDFYLADFRSADPAKDYIVNSWQNVNLTSLYNATALSFSLSSSDNGDFGMNTPAYFAADDLSLTKVRGDTNNDGVVNGLDLNAIAQNWLKFSPAGDTNGDGIVNGLDVNQIASHWLDKASGTPVATPEPAALSLAVLGLVSLAMATKLRPWTANRPTP
- a CDS encoding DUF1559 domain-containing protein, which produces MAHSAYAYQRRAGMSLVELLVVIAIIALLIGLLLPAVQQAREAARRGQCLNNLRQMGIALHGYHGAYGTFPSGCIERRLTADNSRRQLSWCALSLSYIEQPGVYGELDLGQPFDSTANAAAAGTVLPVYICPSVDRAVMTPTTGRGPCDYGGIYGPRFNGDSNSPPRGMMLYDVAVSLSMVGDGTSMTLIVSEDSEFLPIGEWISGMNIFDVSYPLNTAPTIDNDIHSQHPSGANGLFVDGGARFLNNEMSTVVLSAICTRSDREPVGDF
- the glmS gene encoding glutamine--fructose-6-phosphate transaminase (isomerizing) — translated: MCGIVGYIGFRNASEFMIQGLRRLEYRGYDSSGVATITPSGEFAVAKAAGRLDRLISLLGDEPAEGHIGIGHTRWATHGAATDANAHPHYGGRHDLALVHNGVIENYRALKDYLKSAGYEFISATDSEVVAHLVADCLAKERAHGDHRADASATNGYQPLVAAVSAALAKLQGTYGLAIVFRDHPDVVIAARHGSPLVVGVGQDEHFVASDASPLVGYTDKIVYLAEHEIAVVTADSLRVIHRDQGEIHHNVQTLELQSGDVDLGRYDHYMLKEIFEQPETLRNAMRGRLSLDEATAHFGGLNLNSQQLRGVNRILLTACGTSWHSAMVGEYLIEEFSRIPVEVEYASELRYRNPPIDNNTLVFAITQSGETADTLAALREMKRQGHPTLAICNVVGSSIAQEADGGIYLHAGPEIGVASTKAFTSQCAVLTLLALYFGRLQHLSFVQGMRIIEQLQMLPDHVAQALEADDQIRRIAAKYYQCSNFLYLGRQFNFPTALEGALKLKEISYIHAEGYPAAEMKHGPIALIDENTPSVFLIPHGVVYDKVIANMEEIKARGGPVIAVTCEAGAQAADLADDVIMIPTVADFLQPIVTAIPLQLLAYHIAVLRGCDVDKPRNLAKSVTVE
- a CDS encoding thioesterase family protein produces the protein MENNADLLAEFPVVLALAVQWGDQDAMQHVNNVVYFRWCESARIAYFGRIGLADRRTEGHVGPILASIKCDFRRQLNFPDTIRIGARIARIGRTSLMMQHRVESLAQHAIVAEAESTMVVFDYSSGKPHPVPDGLREAIEELEGRKYDATP
- a CDS encoding PHP domain-containing protein yields the protein MRFVYRGAALVLLCCFISDARGDALERMKMERLRATHERVQALAKERVPVELKSGYDDVRTLLHVHSAFSHDSRGTMEEIIAAAKATGVRVIMFTEHPADHYDYIKDGHQGLDDGVLLIPGAETGGYLAYPTRSLKGEPPGSNQEFADLVRRDDGLIFLCHLEERMDWNIAGLTGSEIYNTHADFMEETKFISALKTPIGLLALIPAVKQYPQETFAALQDYPAAYLKRYDELCQQARHTGVSANDAHHNQAFRGRVTEDGKMQLDDALGKKLLVLDPAKVPFIKPMMAGKQPGDLAFELDLDPYERSFRHVSTHLLMKEVTRDNVWEALKAGRAYVAFDWIADPTGFVFRADRGDDSWPIGGEVPGAAGVRLRAAAPLASTFKLVRNGKVIAEREGTSLDETIDEPGVYRVEVWQNLAGEPRPWILSNPIYVREAAH
- a CDS encoding DUF1559 domain-containing protein, with amino-acid sequence MIRVRHSFALLLAATLSVWSVGASAAEPLDLSYITDDTIAAVVLHPRQALTSPSAQAMPIEVIVAAGKQYMGIDPLEIEQVVGIVSVAEALEGGEPGVGAILRFAKPYDPEAVVATLGAGTAEATHAGKRYRSAAQPSGFSLFLPDERTVVIATEPQMKKMLTASKVDTPLTKLLQAADTSQTAVAVLDFAAVRPLVLMGMQNLPPVPEPYRPFLKTPELVNWVQVSLDLQTEMELAVKVGAQDAKAAANLKDLAERAKKLAQQFLKAQMAPAAGNGPQDPTQQAAAQYAQRMIGKLLDEITVDVRNDVVNITVVKGAPAIASTGIMVGLLLPAVQAAREAARRAQSQNNLKQIALAMHNYLSATGRFPARAIRDKDGKPLLSWRVAILPYLEGIEGESLYDEFHLDEPWDSEHNKKLIARMPTVFANPNVQEPGKTDYLAVVGEGTFFGSFAPRTGLTAHDITDGLSNTIMVVEADADQVVEWTRPNDLKLDPDKPLAGLGKLRPSGFNALFADGSVRFMGPIDPEVFKGLLTFAGGESIATHR
- a CDS encoding DUF3467 domain-containing protein, which codes for MSTSSEKIKPAIEPEAPAGDAAQAAQRQQQVKVDDSHITASYANFCRVTGTPEELIIDFGLNPQPFGIPPDPVIVTQRIVTNYFTAKRMLHALQLTVQRHEATFGVLETDVQKRVMPSARIQAPPRS
- a CDS encoding PIG-L deacetylase family protein gives rise to the protein MTRPLKLLILGAHPDDAEFHAGGLATIYRALGHTVKIVSLTNGDAGHHQMSGPALAARRNEEMRAAAAIIGAEHTLWSHRDGRLEADLALRWEVIRELRRFAPDLVLTHRTNDYHPDHRAAGHVVRDASYLVTVPAIEPEVPILPAAPVVAFLPDRFTRPNPLRGDVVVDVTAQLDTILDMLACHESQVFEWLPFNQGVLDTVPTESTARRTWLRQWFCRYLRPQADRYRQELIAAYGPIRGTEIDYVEVFEVSEYAAPLDTAARRRLFPFLPA